A window of the Desulfopila inferna genome harbors these coding sequences:
- a CDS encoding PAS domain S-box protein, whose amino-acid sequence MANHSIKEPRDWAIAITQTVREPFIVLTKELRVLAASSAFYHKFRITKEGSEGRIIYDLANRQWDIPKLRQLLEKMIFEQNNIEDFKMRHHFEVFGEMDMLINARRVVHEENKPGLILLAIEDITKLSVTLQERKLRQNEKLQISQIIEQLPAGICLLNQEGQILLGNAISRSILPAMMPSVDPERMQRWQTCDDNGKPIPQKQWPGARALRGETVIPGMEFVYIDDAGHEFWQLVSAVPFDGGKDSKEALVIIQDITELKKADEELKRKTAQLEATIDSIPDGYIVYGMDRSIMRMNAVAEEILGYIGNEQSLSYEKRMTMLQLQTLMGESFPLEHTPSSRAFAGETVRNEVMRIVRPHRNYWLSVSAAPIITSDGSMLGVVLGLTDVTEHKNAEEALRQSEKRFRGTFENAAVGIALVGLEGEWLLVNDRLCEIVGYEREELLHKTFKDITHPEDIESDLHLFEQAKQGEIAGYQIEKRYYRRDGQVVWINLTASIQRDDMDRPLYRISIVEDISKRKQAEEALRESEEKFRSVFEQAAVGIGRVSFHDARYIEVNDTFSRMVGYTHEELQRTAWSQITHPDDLDSDFIPFRKMAAGELESYTVEKRFVHKKGHHVWARLTLSLVRNSKGLPDYEIAIIENISERKKAEEALQRRTREVAAVNRELKAFSYSVSHDLRAPLRAIIGFSSLLSNHAQLDRKSKEYLQRITAGAEKMNVLIDDMLRLSSISNHEVVFQEIDLSSMAQAVAGELELQYPEKHVEIYIADDLKAQGDSQLINMMLTNLLGNAWKYTGKTAEAYIEFGSCQKNGKKIFFIRDNGAGFPMEQVDRLFEPFQRLHSESEFSGTGIGLPIVQRVINRHGGKIWAEGEVGKGAVFYFTLGK is encoded by the coding sequence ATGGCGAATCATAGCATAAAAGAACCGAGAGACTGGGCCATAGCCATTACCCAGACGGTTCGCGAACCATTCATTGTTCTCACTAAAGAGCTTCGAGTATTGGCAGCCAGCAGTGCCTTCTACCATAAGTTCCGGATAACAAAGGAGGGTTCCGAGGGTCGGATTATCTATGATCTGGCAAATCGTCAATGGGATATTCCTAAGCTCCGCCAGCTGCTTGAAAAAATGATATTTGAGCAGAATAACATCGAAGATTTCAAGATGAGACATCATTTCGAGGTCTTTGGCGAAATGGATATGCTCATTAATGCGCGACGTGTTGTGCATGAGGAAAATAAGCCTGGATTGATTCTGCTGGCAATTGAAGATATTACGAAACTTTCCGTGACCTTGCAAGAGCGTAAACTGAGACAGAATGAAAAACTACAGATTTCTCAAATTATAGAACAACTTCCGGCAGGCATCTGTCTACTCAATCAGGAAGGCCAGATCCTTCTGGGTAATGCGATATCGCGATCTATCCTGCCAGCAATGATGCCATCCGTTGATCCGGAGCGCATGCAAAGATGGCAGACGTGCGATGATAACGGGAAGCCGATTCCGCAAAAACAGTGGCCTGGCGCACGGGCACTGCGTGGTGAAACAGTCATTCCCGGCATGGAGTTCGTTTATATCGATGACGCCGGTCATGAGTTTTGGCAGCTGGTTTCGGCCGTGCCCTTTGATGGGGGCAAAGACTCTAAAGAAGCCCTTGTGATTATACAGGATATTACCGAGCTCAAGAAAGCCGACGAGGAACTCAAGCGTAAAACCGCACAACTTGAAGCGACTATAGATTCCATTCCTGACGGCTATATTGTCTATGGTATGGACCGCAGCATAATGCGCATGAATGCAGTAGCCGAAGAGATACTCGGTTATATCGGAAACGAACAAAGTTTATCCTACGAAAAGCGCATGACTATGTTGCAGCTGCAGACCCTGATGGGCGAGTCCTTTCCGCTTGAACATACTCCCTCCAGCCGTGCCTTCGCAGGTGAGACCGTGCGCAACGAGGTCATGAGAATCGTTCGTCCGCACCGAAACTACTGGCTTTCGGTGAGTGCTGCACCAATTATTACAAGCGATGGCAGTATGCTTGGAGTTGTGTTGGGGTTGACAGATGTAACAGAGCACAAGAATGCGGAGGAAGCCCTGCGCCAGAGCGAAAAGCGTTTTCGGGGTACCTTTGAGAACGCAGCCGTGGGAATTGCTCTTGTGGGCCTGGAGGGAGAATGGCTGCTGGTCAACGACCGGTTGTGCGAGATCGTTGGCTATGAGCGGGAGGAACTTCTTCACAAGACATTCAAGGACATCACCCACCCAGAGGATATTGAATCCGACCTGCATCTGTTTGAGCAGGCCAAACAAGGTGAGATCGCGGGCTATCAGATAGAGAAGCGCTACTATCGCAGGGATGGCCAGGTAGTATGGATCAATCTGACGGCAAGCATACAGCGCGACGACATGGATCGACCGCTTTACCGCATCTCTATAGTCGAAGACATCAGCAAGCGCAAACAAGCAGAAGAAGCTCTTCGGGAAAGCGAAGAGAAATTCCGATCAGTCTTCGAACAGGCGGCTGTCGGTATAGGAAGGGTCAGTTTCCACGACGCACGCTATATAGAGGTAAACGACACCTTCAGTCGGATGGTCGGCTATACCCATGAGGAACTGCAACGAACTGCCTGGTCGCAGATTACCCATCCAGACGACCTCGACTCTGATTTTATTCCCTTTCGAAAAATGGCCGCGGGTGAACTGGAAAGCTATACGGTGGAGAAGCGTTTCGTTCACAAGAAAGGACACCATGTGTGGGCAAGACTTACACTTTCACTGGTACGCAACTCAAAAGGGCTGCCCGACTACGAGATTGCCATCATTGAAAATATCAGCGAGCGAAAAAAGGCGGAGGAGGCTCTGCAGCGCCGCACCAGAGAGGTTGCCGCCGTCAACCGTGAACTTAAGGCCTTCTCCTATTCCGTCTCCCATGATCTGCGCGCCCCCCTGCGTGCTATAATCGGCTTCAGCTCACTACTGAGCAATCATGCCCAATTGGACCGCAAGTCGAAAGAGTATTTGCAGAGAATCACAGCAGGGGCTGAAAAAATGAATGTTCTGATTGATGACATGTTGCGTTTGTCCAGCATCTCCAATCACGAGGTGGTTTTTCAGGAAATCGATCTGAGTTCCATGGCCCAAGCCGTGGCAGGCGAACTGGAACTGCAGTATCCGGAAAAGCATGTCGAAATATATATTGCCGACGATCTAAAAGCACAAGGAGATTCGCAGCTTATCAACATGATGTTGACTAATCTTCTTGGCAACGCCTGGAAATATACGGGTAAAACGGCTGAAGCATACATAGAGTTCGGCAGCTGTCAAAAAAACGGGAAGAAGATATTCTTCATCCGGGACAACGGTGCAGGATTTCCTATGGAGCAGGTAGACAGGTTGTTTGAGCCTTTTCAGCGGCTGCACAGCGAGAGCGAATTTTCCGGGACGGGCATAGGCCTCCCAATAGTCCAGAGAGTGATCAACCGTCATGGTGGAAAAATCTGGGCCGAGGGAGAGGTCGGCAAGGGAGCCGTCTTTTATTTCACCCTGGGCAAATGA
- a CDS encoding TRAP transporter substrate-binding protein: MKKNNLLFLLIVFATFLSPMSAFADDPVILRFTTQNNENNLSSAMALRPWVEQVERVTKGKVKIQIFYGQTLAKGQDSWNAVKSGIADIGWCPQGYWPGLTPLTDIITLPGLPFSNAEQGSEMLWRLYSQYPAMQEEFKDVKVLLLHTSEPYLLITKGRQVRDLADIKGIKIRTFGRNLTTQVKSLGAVPVTIPMPDTYLALQKGTVDGMGVPWEAINGFRFYEVVDHYTEVPFGALFFSVSMNKNVWNKLDKETQDAIMSVSGQEGSKFWGKNFFDLAKNKAIENAAKAGKKIEVDKLSPEERKQWIDMSRPVWEEWINDNKEKGNTNAEEIMDSALKM, encoded by the coding sequence ATGAAGAAGAACAACTTGCTATTTTTGTTGATAGTATTTGCAACCTTTTTAAGCCCGATGAGCGCTTTTGCGGATGACCCTGTTATTCTTCGTTTTACAACTCAGAATAATGAAAACAATCTTTCTTCAGCCATGGCGCTACGTCCATGGGTTGAGCAGGTGGAAAGGGTGACAAAAGGGAAAGTTAAAATCCAGATTTTTTACGGCCAGACACTGGCTAAGGGCCAAGATTCTTGGAATGCTGTTAAATCAGGTATTGCCGATATCGGCTGGTGCCCTCAGGGGTATTGGCCTGGTCTCACCCCATTGACGGATATTATCACGCTGCCCGGTCTTCCCTTCTCAAACGCAGAACAAGGGAGTGAAATGTTGTGGAGACTTTACAGCCAGTACCCCGCAATGCAGGAAGAATTCAAAGACGTCAAAGTACTGCTTCTCCACACCAGTGAACCTTATCTTCTCATCACAAAGGGTCGGCAAGTGCGAGATTTAGCCGATATTAAAGGAATAAAGATAAGAACCTTTGGTAGAAACTTAACCACCCAAGTTAAAAGCTTGGGAGCAGTTCCTGTGACAATCCCTATGCCTGACACTTATCTCGCACTACAAAAAGGCACTGTTGATGGTATGGGAGTACCTTGGGAAGCAATAAATGGTTTTCGCTTCTACGAGGTAGTCGACCATTATACTGAAGTTCCATTTGGAGCCCTCTTTTTCTCAGTCTCAATGAACAAGAATGTCTGGAACAAACTCGACAAAGAAACACAGGATGCAATCATGAGTGTGAGTGGCCAGGAAGGATCGAAATTCTGGGGTAAAAATTTCTTCGATCTAGCAAAGAATAAAGCTATCGAAAATGCCGCCAAGGCGGGCAAAAAAATCGAGGTTGATAAACTCTCACCAGAGGAACGCAAACAGTGGATCGATATGAGCCGCCCAGTTTGGGAAGAATGGATAAATGATAATAAGGAAAAAGGAAATACCAATGCGGAAGAGATCATGGACAGTGCTCTCAAAATGTAG
- a CDS encoding ketopantoate reductase family protein gives MRITVVGAGAMGCLFGGLLKLGRSDVVLVDVWQEHVAAINAKGLIIDKDKKRFVINVPACLPSQLQPPIDLLLLLTKSFNTEAALRDVAGCISESTHVMTLQNGVGHVETINKFVRKDKIIHGITTYPSDLIGPGQIETKGDGIVKVMSVDGSNGSTLGQIVEALHNAGMNCEITPDVSVAIWEKLAFNCAMNGLTTVLHMNVGMLGDSPEGLHLVGQMVEEIVSVARKKNIAVDKKRIMSTIAMAFMEHRQHHPSMLKDIMTKKKTEVESIHGAAIRQGAQLGLELPVNSTIYRLVKIIENETLKNEFYG, from the coding sequence ATGCGGATAACTGTTGTCGGAGCGGGGGCAATGGGTTGCCTTTTCGGGGGATTGCTAAAATTGGGACGCAGTGATGTGGTGCTTGTGGATGTTTGGCAGGAACATGTTGCGGCGATTAACGCCAAAGGACTTATCATCGATAAAGATAAAAAGAGATTTGTCATTAACGTTCCGGCATGTCTGCCTTCTCAGTTACAACCTCCAATAGATCTCCTTTTACTGCTGACGAAATCTTTCAATACTGAAGCGGCCCTTCGAGACGTTGCGGGTTGTATTTCAGAGTCCACCCATGTGATGACCTTGCAAAATGGTGTTGGTCATGTCGAGACTATAAATAAATTTGTCAGGAAAGATAAAATTATCCACGGGATCACCACCTACCCAAGTGATCTCATCGGGCCAGGCCAAATTGAGACCAAAGGTGACGGAATTGTAAAAGTGATGTCAGTAGATGGAAGCAACGGCTCCACTCTAGGTCAAATTGTCGAAGCCTTGCACAATGCCGGTATGAACTGTGAGATCACCCCCGATGTATCTGTTGCAATCTGGGAAAAGCTCGCCTTTAACTGCGCAATGAATGGGCTAACCACAGTGCTTCATATGAACGTGGGTATGCTAGGTGATTCACCTGAGGGGCTTCACCTGGTAGGGCAAATGGTCGAAGAAATTGTGTCAGTGGCTAGAAAGAAAAATATCGCCGTCGACAAAAAACGAATTATGTCCACAATAGCCATGGCCTTCATGGAACACCGCCAGCATCACCCTTCAATGCTCAAAGACATAATGACAAAAAAGAAAACCGAAGTTGAATCGATACATGGTGCCGCAATACGGCAGGGAGCACAGCTTGGCCTTGAACTACCTGTGAATTCAACAATTTATCGACTGGTAAAAATAATAGAAAATGAGACATTAAAAAATGAATTTTACGGTTGA